A region from the Desulfomarina profundi genome encodes:
- the cas2 gene encoding CRISPR-associated endonuclease Cas2: MFVLVSYDVSTTDKAGRRRLRRVAKVCKNYGQRVQFSVFECLVDPAQWTVMRQQLVDEIDPETDSLRFYYLGSNWKRRVEHVGAKPGVDQEGLLLV, from the coding sequence ATGTTTGTGTTGGTGAGCTATGATGTATCCACTACTGATAAGGCAGGCCGGCGGCGTTTACGCAGGGTAGCCAAGGTTTGCAAGAATTATGGTCAGCGGGTGCAGTTTTCTGTGTTTGAGTGTTTGGTTGATCCAGCACAATGGACCGTGATGCGTCAGCAGTTGGTTGATGAAATTGATCCGGAGACCGACAGCCTGCGTTTTTATTATCTTGGTTCCAACTGGAAGCGGCGGGTAGAGCATGTGGGTGCCAAACCGGGAGTGGATCAGGAGGGATTATTGCTGGTATAA
- the cas1c gene encoding type I-C CRISPR-associated endonuclease Cas1c encodes MKKHLNTLFVTTQGAWLAKEGETVAVKVGGKVRLQLPIHTLDGIVCFGQVSCSPFLMGFCAERDVCISFLTENGRFLARVQGPVSGNVLLRREQYRWADDPERSAAIARAVIIGKLVNSRKVLHRVVRDHPDKVDTVSVKQAMDRLKAILMHVRVGTSLDRLRGYEGEGAMIYFRVFDHLILNRKKEFFFEGRSRRPPLDRVNCLLSFFYTLLMHDVRSALECTGLDPAVGFLHRDRPGRPGLALDLMEEFRPYFADRLALSLVNLGQVKSKGFRKAETGAVLMDDDTRKAVLVAYQKRKQDVVTHPFLQKKMPIGLLFHTQALLLARHVRGDLDGYPVFCWQ; translated from the coding sequence ATGAAAAAACATCTTAACACTCTATTTGTGACTACCCAGGGGGCCTGGCTCGCCAAAGAGGGTGAGACTGTAGCTGTCAAAGTTGGGGGTAAGGTACGTTTGCAGCTTCCCATTCACACTCTGGACGGGATTGTCTGTTTCGGCCAGGTTTCGTGTAGCCCGTTTCTCATGGGGTTTTGCGCGGAGCGGGATGTCTGCATCAGTTTTCTCACGGAAAATGGCCGGTTCCTGGCCCGGGTTCAAGGCCCGGTCTCCGGCAACGTCCTATTGCGTCGGGAGCAGTACCGCTGGGCGGATGATCCGGAGCGGTCGGCGGCAATTGCCAGGGCCGTGATCATCGGCAAACTTGTCAACAGCCGCAAAGTGCTGCATCGAGTGGTGCGTGATCATCCTGATAAGGTGGATACCGTTAGTGTAAAACAAGCCATGGATCGCCTGAAGGCCATTCTCATGCATGTCCGCGTCGGTACTTCGCTCGACAGGCTGCGGGGCTACGAAGGGGAGGGGGCCATGATCTATTTTCGAGTGTTCGATCACTTGATTCTCAATCGCAAGAAGGAGTTTTTCTTTGAAGGGCGCAGCCGCAGACCACCGCTGGATCGGGTCAATTGTCTGTTGTCGTTTTTCTATACCCTGCTCATGCATGATGTCCGCTCTGCCCTCGAATGTACGGGGCTTGATCCGGCAGTAGGTTTTTTGCATCGGGATCGACCGGGCAGGCCTGGTCTGGCCCTTGACTTAATGGAAGAATTCAGGCCCTACTTTGCCGATCGCCTGGCCTTGTCCCTGGTAAATCTTGGTCAGGTTAAAAGTAAGGGCTTTCGGAAGGCGGAGACCGGGGCCGTGTTGATGGACGACGATACTCGTAAGGCCGTGCTGGTGGCCTATCAAAAGCGCAAGCAGGATGTGGTCACCCACCCGTTTTTGCAGAAGAAGATGCCCATTGGCCTGCTGTTCCATACCCAGGCCCTGCTCCTGGCCCGGCATGTCCGGGGCGATTTGGACGGCTATCCCGTGTTTTGTTGGCAGTGA
- the cas4 gene encoding CRISPR-associated protein Cas4, with product MFAEDDLLPLSALQHLLFCERQCALIHVEQLWVENLFTAQGRLMHERVDSGGHERRGNVRTVCAMPLRSMRLGLVGKADVVEFHQQKSGEWLPFPVEHKRGRPKKENWDRVQLCAQAICLEEALGVKVKEGALFYGKNRRRQSVEFDSCLRAETEETSARLHELIASARTPPPLYDKKCDSCSLKELCLPKTLEKPHRVERYLKRMMAD from the coding sequence ATGTTTGCTGAAGACGATCTCCTGCCTCTCTCCGCCCTGCAGCACCTCCTCTTCTGCGAGCGGCAGTGCGCCCTGATCCATGTGGAGCAGCTCTGGGTGGAGAATCTTTTTACTGCTCAAGGGCGGTTGATGCATGAGCGGGTGGATAGTGGCGGTCACGAGAGGAGGGGCAATGTCCGTACAGTGTGTGCCATGCCCCTGCGCTCCATGCGCCTGGGGCTGGTCGGCAAGGCCGATGTGGTGGAGTTTCACCAGCAGAAATCGGGAGAGTGGCTGCCCTTTCCGGTGGAGCATAAGCGGGGCCGGCCCAAGAAGGAGAACTGGGACCGAGTGCAGCTTTGTGCCCAGGCGATTTGCCTCGAAGAGGCATTGGGAGTCAAGGTGAAGGAAGGGGCTCTGTTTTATGGCAAGAACCGGCGACGGCAGTCAGTTGAGTTCGATTCTTGCCTGCGGGCCGAGACCGAAGAAACATCGGCCCGTCTCCACGAGCTGATCGCTTCGGCCCGAACCCCGCCACCCTTGTATGACAAAAAATGCGATTCCTGCTCTTTGAAGGAATTATGTTTGCCGAAAACCCTGGAAAAGCCTCACCGGGTGGAACGGTATCTCAAGCGGATGATGGCTGACTGA
- the rhuM gene encoding virulence protein RhuM/Fic/DOC family protein, translated as MNQGQVIIYQSEDGSFEIDVRLKDEMVWLTQKQISDLFGAERSVVTKHINNVFRTGELEKTAVCAKFAHTATDGKTYQTNHYNLDVIIAVGYRVNARRGTRFRIWATSVLKDHLVNGYTLNQKRLAEKGTSELQEVLSLLSSTLETHGLVNDEGRAVLEIVSTYAATWNLLLQYDEDQLALPTEPDTDGVVPDPAGARAAIASLKADLLHKGEATELFGQERGEGLAAILGAVGQSFDGHDLYPGVALKAAHLLYFVIKDHPFSDGNKRIGAFLFLLFLRKNRLRVQRRFSNNALVALTLLIAASDPGQKDVLVRLITHLISGE; from the coding sequence ATGAACCAGGGCCAGGTTATTATTTATCAGTCCGAGGATGGAAGTTTTGAAATTGATGTGCGACTTAAAGATGAGATGGTTTGGCTTACTCAGAAACAAATCTCGGATCTTTTCGGGGCAGAGCGGAGTGTAGTTACCAAACATATAAACAACGTCTTCAGAACCGGTGAACTGGAGAAAACGGCAGTATGTGCAAAATTTGCACATACTGCCACCGACGGGAAAACATATCAGACAAATCATTACAACCTTGATGTAATTATCGCCGTGGGATATCGCGTAAATGCCAGGCGCGGTACCCGGTTCCGCATCTGGGCGACTTCTGTACTCAAGGACCATTTAGTCAACGGATACACCCTCAATCAAAAGCGTCTGGCAGAGAAAGGAACCAGTGAGTTACAGGAGGTTCTTTCCCTGTTGTCCAGTACCCTGGAAACCCACGGCTTGGTAAACGATGAAGGCCGGGCCGTGCTGGAGATCGTCTCCACTTACGCGGCGACCTGGAATCTTCTGTTGCAGTACGACGAAGACCAGCTGGCGCTTCCGACCGAACCGGACACCGATGGGGTGGTGCCCGATCCTGCCGGGGCGCGCGCGGCCATCGCCAGTCTCAAGGCAGATCTCTTGCACAAGGGCGAGGCCACAGAGTTGTTCGGCCAGGAGCGCGGTGAGGGACTGGCCGCTATTCTCGGTGCTGTGGGCCAGAGTTTCGATGGTCACGATCTTTATCCAGGTGTGGCCCTCAAGGCGGCGCATCTTCTTTACTTTGTCATCAAGGATCACCCGTTCAGCGATGGCAACAAGCGCATCGGTGCATTTTTGTTTCTGCTCTTTCTGCGGAAAAACCGTTTGAGAGTCCAGCGTCGCTTCTCCAATAATGCCTTGGTGGCCCTGACTCTTTTAATCGCGGCCAGTGATCCGGGCCAGAAGGATGTTCTGGTGCGGCTGATTACCCATCTGATTTCCGGGGAGTAG
- the cas7c gene encoding type I-C CRISPR-associated protein Cas7/Csd2 yields the protein MSEPVNNRYEFVLLFDVKNGNPNGDPDGGNLPRIDPETGHGITTDVCLKRKVRNYVDLVKKNVSPYEIHVREGAFLSEHHRRAHKALDDEKLFIHVPLDLQDELKNYMGYPEGIGFENEGIYLQLCIDTEKAKKAVNKLKDISDAAKAKLKELFVDSKAAVAKKWMCKNFFDVRTFGAVMSTGDKTCGQVRGPVQLAFARSIDPIVGLDVAMFRTAAVRVEEPNDKGLGARKAIVPYGLYRAHGFISAPLAKQTGFSEDDLELFWDALVNMFDHDRSAARGEMAARKLIIFKHDSELGNAPASKLFDLVTVEKICGDTPPRSFADYTVTVGEAPAGVSLVEKI from the coding sequence ATGAGTGAGCCAGTGAATAATCGTTATGAGTTTGTCCTGTTGTTTGACGTAAAAAACGGCAACCCCAACGGTGATCCTGATGGCGGAAACCTGCCCCGGATAGATCCCGAGACTGGCCACGGCATTACCACCGATGTCTGCTTGAAGCGAAAGGTCAGAAATTATGTAGATTTGGTGAAAAAAAATGTTTCGCCATATGAAATACATGTCCGCGAAGGTGCCTTTTTATCGGAGCATCACAGAAGGGCACATAAAGCCTTGGATGATGAAAAGCTATTTATCCATGTTCCTTTGGATTTACAGGATGAGTTGAAAAACTATATGGGATACCCAGAAGGTATTGGGTTTGAAAATGAGGGGATTTATCTTCAGCTGTGCATCGATACAGAAAAGGCCAAAAAGGCTGTCAATAAATTGAAAGATATATCAGATGCCGCAAAAGCGAAGCTGAAAGAGCTGTTTGTGGATAGTAAGGCAGCTGTGGCCAAGAAATGGATGTGTAAAAACTTTTTTGATGTTCGTACATTCGGGGCGGTGATGTCTACAGGTGACAAAACCTGTGGTCAGGTTCGCGGGCCAGTTCAGCTTGCATTTGCCAGAAGTATTGATCCTATAGTCGGCCTTGATGTGGCGATGTTCCGTACAGCGGCAGTTAGAGTTGAAGAGCCGAATGACAAAGGTCTGGGAGCAAGGAAGGCCATAGTTCCCTACGGATTATACCGGGCCCACGGCTTCATTTCGGCGCCTCTCGCAAAACAGACTGGATTCTCAGAAGACGACCTTGAACTGTTCTGGGATGCCTTGGTGAACATGTTCGACCACGACCGTTCCGCCGCCCGGGGCGAGATGGCAGCCCGGAAACTCATTATCTTCAAACATGATTCCGAACTCGGCAATGCCCCAGCTAGCAAACTCTTTGACCTGGTGACGGTCGAGAAAATCTGCGGTGACACCCCGCCCCGTTCCTTTGCCGACTACACCGTGACGGTGGGGGAAGCCCCGGCAGGTGTCAGCCTGGTCGAGAAAATCTGA
- the cas8c gene encoding type I-C CRISPR-associated protein Cas8c/Csd1, with the protein MIFQSLISLYDRLGEEAPPYGFSVEDIGFAVTIDRQGNIVGEPEDLRNKINANKYDFRQSVVPYSNKVNVRANAAAKTPNFMVDKADYLFGMSGKSKKDVHHRSFKKLIDEVCGESRDEGALAVRAFLDNWQPRYASELPYWKEMCGIHGKWVAFRLQGERRFIHEREAVRRLWADFVKIEEFPRGISFIDGESHDLQLQYAQFKFGSGASLVSFNEKAYESYGKKKGENAPISVEAEFKSSSALKHLLRSRNQRLRIGDATTVFWAERVSPVETFFGQILNPTVEDTGAMKSVQKFLEAVRQGTMPTDIERDRDIRFYILGLSLNKARLALRFWHVCSVGELMAQFRDHFNNLEMERSDRDIPFPGVWHLLKETARETKDISPVLAGSLTRSILTGGRYPQTLFQGVIGRIRADQAKKHPSSGKSISNVNYLRAAILKAVLQRNHNTEVPMSLDSERRETAYLLGRLFAVLEKAQLDALGKVNATIKDRFFSAASATPASVFPRLLRLSQHHIEKAEYGYVSDRRISEIMEHVDTFPAHLNLQDQGLFAIAYYHQKNALYRKNETKSEGGE; encoded by the coding sequence ATGATATTTCAATCGTTAATCTCCCTTTATGACCGGCTCGGGGAAGAAGCACCGCCCTATGGTTTCAGTGTTGAGGATATCGGTTTTGCCGTCACCATCGACCGGCAGGGCAATATAGTCGGAGAACCAGAGGACCTGAGGAATAAGATTAATGCCAATAAATATGATTTTCGTCAGTCGGTGGTGCCGTACAGTAACAAAGTCAATGTGCGGGCCAATGCCGCGGCTAAAACTCCGAATTTCATGGTTGATAAGGCGGATTACCTCTTCGGCATGTCCGGAAAAAGCAAGAAGGATGTGCATCATCGTTCTTTTAAAAAGCTGATAGATGAGGTGTGCGGAGAATCACGGGATGAAGGGGCGCTTGCCGTCCGTGCTTTCCTGGATAATTGGCAGCCGCGGTATGCGTCGGAATTACCGTATTGGAAAGAGATGTGTGGAATCCATGGGAAATGGGTTGCCTTTCGTCTCCAGGGTGAGCGCCGGTTTATCCATGAAAGGGAGGCGGTGCGGAGACTATGGGCCGATTTTGTCAAGATAGAGGAGTTTCCCCGTGGCATCAGTTTCATTGATGGAGAATCACACGACCTGCAACTCCAGTATGCCCAGTTCAAGTTCGGTTCCGGAGCTTCATTAGTGTCGTTTAATGAGAAGGCTTATGAATCGTATGGCAAGAAGAAGGGGGAAAACGCCCCAATCTCCGTTGAGGCCGAGTTCAAAAGTTCGTCGGCCTTGAAACATCTCCTGCGCAGCCGGAATCAGCGGCTGCGGATTGGTGACGCCACCACGGTCTTCTGGGCCGAGCGGGTATCGCCGGTGGAGACATTCTTCGGTCAGATCCTGAATCCGACGGTGGAGGATACGGGTGCGATGAAGTCGGTGCAGAAATTTCTCGAGGCCGTCCGCCAGGGAACCATGCCTACCGATATTGAGCGGGATCGTGATATCAGGTTCTATATCCTCGGCCTGTCGCTCAACAAGGCCCGCCTGGCCCTGCGTTTCTGGCATGTTTGTTCGGTGGGTGAACTTATGGCCCAGTTCAGGGATCATTTCAACAACCTTGAAATGGAACGGAGCGACAGGGATATTCCCTTTCCAGGGGTCTGGCATCTGCTCAAGGAAACTGCCCGCGAAACCAAAGATATCTCTCCGGTGCTGGCCGGTTCCCTGACCCGCTCAATCCTCACCGGCGGGCGTTATCCGCAAACCCTTTTTCAGGGAGTGATCGGTCGCATCCGGGCGGATCAAGCAAAAAAACATCCATCATCTGGCAAATCAATTTCAAATGTTAACTACCTGCGGGCCGCAATCTTAAAAGCGGTTCTGCAACGCAACCATAATACGGAGGTTCCAATGTCATTGGATTCAGAAAGAAGGGAGACGGCCTATCTTCTGGGACGACTCTTCGCCGTGCTTGAAAAGGCGCAGCTTGACGCACTGGGCAAGGTCAATGCGACTATTAAGGACAGGTTTTTCAGCGCCGCCTCGGCCACCCCGGCCAGTGTTTTTCCACGCCTGCTGCGCCTGTCTCAGCATCATATCGAGAAGGCGGAGTATGGCTATGTATCCGATCGGCGAATCTCCGAGATCATGGAACATGTGGACACCTTTCCTGCCCACTTGAATCTGCAGGATCAGGGGCTGTTTGCCATCGCCTATTATCACCAGAAGAATGCTTTGTACCGTAAAAACGAAACCAAGAGTGAAGGAGGAGAGTAA
- the cas5c gene encoding type I-C CRISPR-associated protein Cas5c: MSYGIKLRVWGDYALFTRPEMKVERVSYDVMTPSAARGILEAIYWKPAIRWVIDRIHVLKPVRFDNIRRNELASRVSVNRRDMDEGRPVCRYIENDRQQRASMVLRNVEYVIEAHFELTGSEDSDPGKHLAIFERRVKKGQCFHRPYFGCREFPVDFAWCDDVPGPVFHGRRDFGFILHDLDFSDNMSPSFFRAVMEDGVIDCRGEVVS, from the coding sequence ATGAGCTATGGCATCAAGTTGCGGGTCTGGGGTGATTACGCCCTATTTACCCGCCCGGAGATGAAGGTCGAGCGGGTCAGTTACGATGTCATGACCCCGTCCGCAGCCAGGGGGATACTGGAAGCGATCTATTGGAAGCCAGCTATCCGTTGGGTGATTGATCGTATTCATGTCTTGAAGCCGGTGCGTTTCGACAATATCAGGCGCAATGAACTGGCCAGCCGGGTCTCGGTCAACCGGCGGGACATGGACGAGGGACGGCCTGTCTGTCGTTACATCGAGAATGATCGTCAGCAGCGGGCCTCAATGGTGCTTCGTAATGTTGAATATGTCATTGAGGCCCATTTTGAATTGACCGGCAGTGAAGACTCCGATCCCGGCAAACATCTGGCAATCTTTGAGCGGCGGGTGAAGAAGGGGCAGTGTTTCCACCGCCCTTATTTCGGTTGCCGGGAGTTTCCGGTTGATTTTGCCTGGTGTGACGACGTCCCGGGTCCGGTGTTTCATGGCCGGCGGGATTTTGGTTTTATTCTCCACGATCTTGATTTTTCCGACAACATGAGTCCCAGTTTCTTCCGGGCGGTCATGGAGGACGGGGTTATAGACTGCCGCGGGGAGGTCGTGTCATGA
- a CDS encoding CRISPR-associated endonuclease Cas3'', with protein MKYYAHSLEGRPPEEWQELEEHLKNVAEMAAKFARPFGGENFAAPAGENHDVGKGTNTWQAYLRRMNGIEDEFSVYYEGHPGHAIEGAKWLFKHSKQAGKLLSYCVAGHHGGLPNWDDRRAAALREKLAAPPGEIAFPHQLSELVEELPCVIEPERFGFQLQFFTRMIFSCLVDADFLDTERFLDPKRSGWRGVYPASGELHEHFWRNFNKLRVMAEPGLKVNQQREKVLADCLLAAEEEPGIFSLTVPTGGGKTLASLAFALNHAKKHGKRRIIYVIPFTSIIEQNAGVFREMLGEEAVLEHHCNFLVDEKDWRARLAAENWDAPVVVTTNVQFFDSFYGNRTSKCRKLHNIADSVVIFDEVQAIPVERLKPCLEVIKELSKNYGVTTVLCTATQPAIEQSEQFPAGLKIDREIIRDVGDYLRP; from the coding sequence ATGAAATATTATGCTCACAGTCTGGAAGGCAGGCCGCCCGAGGAGTGGCAGGAGTTGGAAGAGCATCTGAAAAATGTGGCTGAGATGGCGGCAAAGTTCGCGCGGCCCTTTGGTGGTGAGAATTTTGCTGCTCCTGCCGGAGAGAATCATGACGTGGGCAAGGGAACGAATACTTGGCAGGCATATCTGCGGCGGATGAACGGTATTGAAGATGAATTTAGCGTCTATTACGAGGGGCACCCTGGTCATGCGATTGAAGGGGCAAAGTGGCTATTTAAGCATTCAAAACAGGCAGGAAAACTTCTATCCTATTGTGTTGCTGGCCATCATGGCGGCTTGCCAAACTGGGATGACAGGAGGGCAGCGGCATTGCGGGAGAAACTTGCTGCTCCTCCCGGAGAAATCGCATTCCCTCACCAGCTATCGGAATTGGTGGAAGAACTCCCATGTGTCATTGAGCCGGAACGATTCGGGTTTCAGCTTCAGTTTTTTACCCGGATGATCTTTTCCTGCCTGGTGGATGCCGATTTTCTGGATACGGAGCGCTTTCTTGATCCGAAGCGTTCAGGCTGGCGGGGTGTTTATCCCGCCAGCGGGGAACTCCATGAGCATTTTTGGCGCAATTTTAATAAGTTGCGGGTTATGGCCGAGCCTGGATTAAAGGTCAATCAGCAGCGGGAAAAAGTCCTGGCCGACTGTTTGCTTGCCGCAGAAGAGGAGCCAGGGATATTCTCTCTCACCGTGCCCACCGGTGGTGGCAAGACCTTGGCATCGCTGGCCTTTGCCTTGAATCACGCCAAGAAACACGGCAAGAGGAGGATCATCTACGTCATCCCTTTTACCAGTATCATTGAGCAGAACGCCGGCGTCTTCCGGGAGATGCTGGGCGAGGAGGCTGTGCTTGAACATCATTGTAATTTTCTGGTTGACGAAAAGGATTGGCGGGCGAGATTGGCGGCGGAGAACTGGGACGCGCCAGTGGTGGTCACCACCAATGTCCAGTTTTTTGACTCCTTTTACGGCAACCGGACCTCAAAATGCCGCAAGCTTCATAATATCGCCGATAGTGTAGTGATTTTCGATGAGGTTCAGGCCATACCGGTTGAGAGATTAAAACCCTGCCTCGAAGTAATTAAAGAGCTGTCAAAAAATTACGGAGTAACAACCGTGCTCTGCACCGCCACCCAACCGGCCATTGAGCAGAGCGAGCAGTTCCCTGCCGGTCTGAAGATTGATCGGGAGATTATCCGGGATGTGGGGGATTATTTGAGGCCTTGA
- a CDS encoding TrkA C-terminal domain-containing protein — protein MEFVLQKDDACNDAKVKDLSLPDTINMVSIKRGGQIIIPRGDTELKEGDVITVYGRLKDIEGIRDFLNTCPLPDEPEEE, from the coding sequence GTGGAATTTGTTCTACAGAAAGACGATGCCTGTAATGATGCCAAGGTGAAAGATCTTTCACTGCCGGATACCATCAATATGGTCTCCATCAAACGGGGCGGACAAATTATTATCCCCCGCGGGGATACGGAACTCAAGGAGGGTGATGTTATTACCGTTTACGGCCGCCTCAAGGACATCGAGGGGATAAGAGACTTTCTCAATACCTGCCCCCTGCCGGACGAACCGGAAGAAGAGTAA
- a CDS encoding FAD-dependent oxidoreductase, with amino-acid sequence MNRNLFQFLEVDRVDPRKKKMARRRHEFVEIYDPFKKHQVKMQSDRCLDCGNPYCEWKCPVHNYIPDWLKLAADGKIFEAAELCHQTNSLPEVCGRVCPQDRLCEGACTINGFGAVTIGNIEKYIVDNAFARGWRPDLSRVTKTGKKVAVIGAGPAGLSCADVLVRNGVEPVVFDANPEIGGLLTFGIPAFKLEKNVMSLRRRIFSDMGINFRLECEVGDDIELRQLLDDFDAVFVGLGCSAPISAFLENDDLLGKHDALSYLIANTDRLMGLSRLRYPYIDLGGKRVIVLGGGDTAMDCLRTAIRQGAAEVSCVYRRDRANMPGSVRETKNAEDEGVRFLWNLQPLGLVGNNRKEVAGVRVVSTRLGEPDERGRRRPEVVTGTEKILPADAVLTAFGFRPDPPAWLLDAGVKTDAGNRIITGAKGRISCQTAHEKIFAGGDMVQGSDLVVTAIAGGRKAAEDILEYLSVVM; translated from the coding sequence ATGAACCGGAACCTGTTTCAGTTTCTTGAGGTGGATCGCGTTGATCCCCGTAAGAAGAAGATGGCCAGGAGGCGTCATGAATTTGTGGAAATTTATGATCCTTTTAAAAAACACCAGGTAAAGATGCAGTCGGATCGGTGTCTTGATTGCGGCAATCCCTATTGCGAGTGGAAATGTCCTGTCCATAACTATATTCCGGACTGGCTGAAACTGGCAGCAGACGGGAAAATTTTTGAAGCCGCCGAACTCTGTCACCAGACAAACAGTCTGCCGGAAGTTTGCGGTCGGGTCTGTCCCCAGGATCGTCTCTGCGAAGGAGCCTGCACCATTAACGGCTTTGGGGCAGTGACAATCGGCAATATAGAAAAATATATTGTTGACAATGCTTTTGCCAGGGGCTGGCGACCCGATCTTTCCCGGGTGACAAAGACGGGGAAGAAAGTTGCGGTAATTGGTGCGGGACCGGCGGGGCTCAGCTGTGCCGATGTTCTGGTCAGAAACGGGGTGGAGCCGGTTGTGTTTGATGCCAACCCGGAAATCGGCGGATTGCTGACCTTCGGTATTCCGGCCTTTAAGCTGGAAAAAAACGTCATGAGCCTGCGGCGCAGGATCTTTTCCGACATGGGAATCAACTTCAGGTTGGAGTGCGAAGTGGGCGACGATATTGAGTTGCGACAGCTGCTGGATGATTTTGATGCCGTCTTCGTGGGACTTGGCTGTTCTGCGCCGATTTCCGCCTTCCTTGAAAATGATGATTTGCTCGGAAAGCATGATGCTCTCTCCTATCTTATCGCCAACACGGACAGGCTGATGGGGTTGTCCAGGTTGCGCTATCCCTATATTGATCTGGGCGGGAAAAGAGTCATCGTTCTCGGGGGTGGGGATACTGCCATGGATTGTCTGCGAACCGCTATTCGTCAGGGAGCAGCAGAGGTAAGCTGTGTTTATCGGCGCGACCGGGCCAATATGCCGGGATCTGTGAGAGAAACAAAGAATGCTGAGGACGAGGGAGTTCGTTTCCTCTGGAACCTGCAGCCGCTTGGCCTTGTGGGTAATAACCGGAAAGAAGTTGCCGGGGTAAGGGTTGTCTCTACCCGGCTGGGTGAACCGGATGAGCGGGGAAGGCGGCGACCGGAAGTTGTGACCGGTACGGAAAAAATTCTCCCAGCCGATGCTGTACTGACGGCTTTTGGCTTCAGACCCGATCCTCCAGCATGGCTGCTAGATGCGGGCGTGAAAACAGACGCGGGCAACAGAATTATTACAGGCGCAAAAGGAAGAATTTCCTGCCAGACCGCCCATGAAAAAATCTTTGCCGGCGGTGATATGGTTCAGGGTTCAGACCTGGTGGTTACCGCCATTGCCGGAGGGAGGAAGGCTGCTGAAGATATCCTTGAATACCTGTCAGTGGTTATGTAG